One genomic region from Diabrotica undecimpunctata isolate CICGRU chromosome 9, icDiaUnde3, whole genome shotgun sequence encodes:
- the stnA gene encoding protein stoned-A: MHKITKGLKKKKKGKKSKKGEEELFKPEELENYRKEHQGTSEEPAAQNEEWKKFLALTSGVDDILKKTQGDLDRIKSTSFFQRKPTESEVRKVEEEKLAQEQKAEEAKRELEPPTPSQLGIVEVSESESEEDEDDNIFDTTYIEALEAADLKLAYIPESPTLPNDGDDPFDTSAAEKAILGPEFERKGKKLVPLGAAVEVLTGRVQLPTCATKRPTPNKRQILKEKDLLLQSFDESIPVSAVVTDEPQEVQKTLLDDDFIPLPEEPIDLNNPIPFPQAVATVNVADTQIKQEIDNKKDIISEFDVISKLDDEDDLEFEALAAESLSRPIVANQSFPVDTGSVVPQNIKWGAFGDEIKEEDEEVLADDPFDTTFADRVVPDFNREDVTTAVTLKTSSTNGKDFADPKSRVPESGLNLIKPEDRDLLGGSHSDLANSVSISKTAFKPVTEIKVLDNESDDEFDPRADEQPRSRTVSRPDVLNITGSKTVSFDLPSPDLNTLNTESKIIKPLTPFYTRKVSIPEVPISEDPFDTSFASNVTPGKIELRLIENELFDPNLEKKLSINDNNFNPRDEAQSKVDKVVKTIKEISKPKPPSTTESIDIDLLAIDNNIAVKVLTPGASIEQTEELSYCDPFDTSIASNILPGRVELKLLESELIPSVTSSSTVVKRDLLIHDADEVIEKPLSPSAEVSSTVVFDTFDETYDPFDTSCALDIQPGRAELKVLESEFIHNGC; the protein is encoded by the exons ATGCACAAAATAACCAAGggattaaaaaagaagaaaaaagggaAAAAATCTAAAAAAGGGGAAGAGGAACTATTCAAACCAGAAGAATTAGAAAACTACCGCAAGGAACACCAAGGTACTAGTGAAGAACCTGCAGCACAAAACGAAGAGTGGAAAAAATTCTTAGCTCTCACTTCCGGTGTCGATGATATATTAAAAAAGACACAGGGCGACTTAGATCGTATCAAAAGTACTTCGTTTTTTCAGAGAAAACCCACTGAGAGTGAAGTAAGGAAAGTAGAAGAGGAAAAATTAGCACAAGAACAGAAAGCCGAAGAAGCTAAGAGAGAATTAGAGCCACCCACTCCGTCACAGTTAG GTATCGTCGAAGTCTCCGAATCAGAATCCGAAGAAGACGAAGATGATAACATATTCGACACGACATACATTGAGGCTCTAGAAGCTGCCGACCTAAAGCTAGCATACATTCCGGAGTCACCAACTCTTCCAAACGACGGTGACGATCCCTTCGACACATCAGCAGCTGAGAAAGCAATTCTAGGACCAGAATTTGAGAGGAAAGGCAAGAAACTCGTTCCGCTTGGAGCTGCTGTTGAAGTTTTAACAGGACGTGTGCAATTGCCGACTTGTGCCACCAAAAGACCAACTCCAAATAAGAGGCAAATTCTCAAAGAAAAGGATTTGCTGTTACAAAGCTTTGACGAAAGTATTCCAGTATCTGCAGTTGTTACTGATG AACCTCAAGAAGTTCAAAAAACTCTTCTAGACGATGACTTTATTCCATTGCCAGAGGAGCCGATTGATTTGAACAATCCAATACCTTTTCCTCAGGCTGTAGCTACAGTTAATGTTGCAGATACTCAAATCAAACAAGAGATCGACAATAAGAAGGATATTATCTCTGAATTTGATGTTATCTCGAAGCTAGACGACGAAGACGACCTAGAATTTGAAGCATTAGCTGCTGAAAGTTTATCCAGGCCAATTGTAGCAAATCAGAGTTTTCCAGTAGATACCGGATCAGTCGTTCCTCAAAATATCAAGTGGGGTGCATTTGGAGA tgaaataaaagaagaagacgaagaagttcTTGCAGACGATCCCTTCGACACAACTTTTGCTGATAGAGTTGTACCAGATTTTAACAGGGAAGACGTTACCACTGCTGTTACTTTAAAAACTAGCTCAACAAATGGAAAGGACTTTGCAGACCCTAAGTCTAGAGTTCCAG AAAGTGGTTTAAACCTAATTAAACCAGAGGACCGCGATCTACTTGGAGGAAGCCACAGCGATCTCGCCAATAGCGTTTCAATATCAAAAACCGCATTTAAACCTGTAACAGAGATTAAAGTACTAGATAATGAGAGTGACGACGAGTTTGATCCAAGAGCTGACGAACAACCGCGTTCGAGAACCGTCTCCCGACCAGATGTGCTGAATATAACAGGTTCAAAGACTGTATCTTTTGATCTGCCGTCACCAGATCTAAATACTCTTAATACCgagtcaaaaataataaaacctcTGACACCGTTTTATACACGAAAAGTATCGATACCTGAAGTGCCAATTTCTGAAGATCCTTTTGACACTTCTTTTGCGTCTAACGTGACGCCAGGAAAAATCGAGCTGCGATTAATCGAAAACGAGCTATTTGATCCAAATTTAGAAAAGAAATTGAGTATAAATGATAATAATTTTAATCCAAGAGACGAAGCACAGTCTAAAGTCGACAAAGTTGTAAAGACTATAAAGGAAATCTCCAAACCGAAACCACCAAGTACCACTGAATCTATCGATATAGATCTCCTGGCAATTGACAATAATATAGCAGTAAAAGTTTTAACACCTGGTGCATCAATAGAACAGACAGAAGAACTATCTTATTGTGATCCTTTTGATACATCTATTGCGTCAAATATCCTACCAGGAAGAGTTGAGCTAAAGCTTTTGGAAAGTGAATTGATACCGTCAGTTACCAGTTCCAGTACCGTCGTAAAGAGAGACTTATTGATCCACGATGCCGACGAAGTAATAGAAAAGCCTCTATCGCCGTCTGCAGAAGTTTCTTCAACTGTAGTATTCGATACATTTGACGAAACCTACGATCCTTTCGACACCAGTTGTGCTTTGGACATACAACCTGGACGAGCTGAATTGAAAgtgctagaatcagaattcattcACAATGGCTGCTAA
- the stnB gene encoding uncharacterized protein stnB isoform X1, whose amino-acid sequence MAANPFLFNEEPYVSPSSGSNPFLLDDQGGDSMGFANDNPFMSQTATTISTTNPFSFDPMELEPAEAEIPVVQQFSNTTPFSAAESIITESVVTAPPETPKKPSDLDLKYSLQANANGPPRPPPPRPPPSKETQDLLMSVMGAMDATSSSLLGKIPPTRSPSPVNMRDLHSPSPTPEPTVRDLLDVNDKPPENIQPHQDNTQSHTTDLFSLNDDNTCDINQNPAVGFGQEHFIQNQPFIQNEPLIQNKPLIHNEPPVQNPVKPPPPRPCPPVRPPKPPLPAPLIQKKEEPIVQNIEDIDMFGVEEPPRKKEVTKDDILNLYNTPKQEPVKDLLSDLMETEIPPQSDMTTPSTETEGNKVFSPINQTPDAKDNLTPNEQNQDDLQMDLSDSQSKGSISSFTLNPFAPSEDLNGQKVDEIKYEESHNVEQNTMEINENINNTNFSTDNSGLQDDIFGVTDQQINSTQFGDMNFGFSDTSVTKEPTHTEANIFGTQLPNTTATDFGNTYTSPDSFGKANDINMFGVTTATNENVTGAFDAINSSGVDIFGGSNTATDSFGTANNIFGTTTTTSDTFGAINQNSNAFGTANTTEDSFGSTNNIFGTTTTTTDGFGTTNTNSNAFGSSHAIGDAYSPANVSADPFGATDKPANAFGDKRDDFDDDFAKKFDSAKADDSAFGGAWGNEFVNTNDTSVGFGQDDGFDAFLALQEPPVVPQSTPNKISKAASQESDEDKDFSVFIRPKGANDISGDVLPIIAPPPPTVAATFGDTSPRFNPFDQNEVPAAIQNEVPFPAPTTEFKRTDSQETPPTPLFDEDMSVPLEPFPRIQYPEEGWEMHLRQPNKKKITGQRFWKKIFVKLQHQSDCVLLQLYNLKDDKDPFQELPLQPCYSVSDIGAQQYDQFGKIFTVKLQYIFYKERPGVRPGQVKKAERITNKLSQFAAYAIQGDYQGVKEFGSDLKKLGLPVEHAPQVSQLMKLGSLNYEDLKQFSVCIEEALFKLQAHRDRALHYKMEEVQITAVDELYVEQEADGHIVKQIARVRLFFLGFLTGMPDVELGVNDMRRQGKEVVGRHDIIPVVTEEWIRLEDVEFHSCIQQEDYNQTHIIKFKPPDACYIELMRFRVRPPKNRELPLQLKAQICVTGYKVELRADVLVPGFASRKLGQIPCEDVMIRFPIPECWIYLFRVEKHFRYGSVKSAHRRTGKIKGIERILGTMETLQENLIEVTSGQAKYEHQHRAIVWRCPRLPKEGQGAYTTHNMVCKIALTSYDQMPEKLAEYCYVEFTMPATQVSHMTCRSVSLQNSDSDEPPEKYVRYLARHEYRVGIEHTEGDSPNAYASATYVSKTTPAPAPPAQPAQPAPVAEESSSDSD is encoded by the exons ATGGCTGCTAACCCGTTCCTCTTTAACGAGGAGCCTTACGTGTCTCCAAGCTCAGGATCCAATCCGTTTTTATTGGACGATCAAGGTGGCGACAGCATGGGATTCGCAAATGATAACCCATTTATGTCCCAAACGGCTACTACTATCTCCACAACTAATCCATTTAGCTTTGATCCAATGGAGTTGGAACCAGCTGAAGCTGAGATTCCAGTTGTGCAACAATTTTCAAATACGACACCGTTTTCTGCAGCAGAATCGATTATTACGGAATCTGTAGTAACAGCACCACCCGAAACGCCAAAAAAACCTTCAGACTTGGATTTGAAGTATTCGCTACAAGCTAATGCTAATGGCCCGCCTAGGCCGCCGCCTCCTCGACCACCTCCATCTAAAGAGACCCAGGATTTGCTTATGTCCGTGATGGGTGCAATGGATGCTACCAGTTCCTCTTTACTGGGTAAAATCCCACCTACTAGATCACCCAGTCCTGTAAATATGAGGGATTTACATTCCCCCAGTCCAACTCCAGAGCCTACTGTAAGAGATCTTTTGGACGTAAACGACAAACCTCCAGAAAATATTCAACCTCATCAGGATAATACACAATCTCACACGACGGATTTGTTTTCTTTGAACGACGATAATACCTGTGACATAAATCAAAATCCTGCTGTAGGTTTTGGTCAAGAGCACTTTATCCAGAATCAACCATTCATCCAAAATGAACCACTAATTCAAAATAAACCTCTTATACATAACGAACCACCAGTTCAAAATCCAGTCAAGCCTCCTCCTCCACGCCCATGTCCGCCAGTAAGACCGCCAAAACCTCCATTACCTGCTCCACTAATCCAAAAGAAAGAAGAACCTATTGTTCAAAATATAGAAGACATTGATATGTTTGGCGTTGAAGAACCACCAAGAAAAAAAGAAGTTACCAAAGATGATATCTTAAATTTATATAATACTCCCAAGCAAGAACCAGTAAAGGATTTGCTTTCTGATTTGATGGAAACCGAAATACCTCCTCAGTCAGACATGACCACACCTTCAACTGAAACTGAAGGCAACAAAGTGTTCTCGCCCATAAATCAGACACCGGATGCCAAAGACAATTTAACGCCAAATGAACAGAATCAAGACGACCTGCAAATGGATTTAAGTGATAGCCAAAGTAAAGGTTCTATATCTAGTTTCACTCTAAATCCTTTTGCTCCTTCAGAAGATTTAAACGGTCAAAAAGTAGATGAAATTAAGTATGAAGAAAGTCATAATGTAGAGCAAAACACAATggaaattaatgaaaatattaataatacaaactTTTCTACAGATAACAGTGGTCTACAGGATGATATATTTGGTGTCACCGATCAACAAATCAATTCGACGCAATTTGGTGACATGAATTTTGGATTTTCTGACACTTCAGTCACTAAAGAACCAACTCACACAGAAGCAAATATTTTCGGTACACAATTACCAAATACAACTGCTACAGATTTCGGTAACACGTACACAAGTCCTGACTCCTTCGGTAAAGCAAACGATATAAACATGTTTGGTGTTACAACAGCAACTAACGAAAACGTAACAGGTGCATTTGATGCAATAAATAGTTCTGGTGTAGACATTTTCGGTGGTTCTAATACAGCTACAGATTCTTTTGGCACTGCAAACAATATTTTTGGTACTACGACTACCACGTCAGATACTTTTGGTGCAATCAATCAAAATTCAAATGCATTTGGAACAGCTAATACAACGGAAGATTCTTTTGGGTCTACAAATAATATCTTTGGTACTACCACTACAACTACAGATGGTTTTGGTACGACCAACACCAATTCTAATGCCTTTGGGTCCAGCCACGCAATTGGAGATGCTTATAGTCCGGCAAATGTAAGTGCAGATCCATTTGGTGCTACCGATAAACCAGCAAACGCATTTGGTGATAAGAGGGACGATTTTGATGACGATTTTGCTAAAAAATTCGATTCGGCCAAAGCTGACGATTCGGCGTTTGGAGGTGCTTGGGGTAACGAGTTCGTAAATACGAATGATACGTCAGTTGGATTTGGGCAAGACGATGGGTTCGATGCGTTTTTGGCGTTGCAAGAACCGCCAGTGGTTCCGCAATCTACGCCGAATAAAATCAGTAAAGCTGCTTCACAAGAATCCGATGAAGATAAAGACTTTTCAGTATTCATTAG acCTAAAGGTGCCAATGACATATCTGGGGACGTTCTTCCAATTATTGCACCCCCTCCACCAACAGTCGCTGCGACATTCGGAGATACTTCTCCCAGATTTAATCCATTCGACCAAAATGAAGTGCCAGCAGCGATTCAGAATGAAGTTCCTTTTC CAGCCCCCACGACTGAATTTAAACGTACAGACTCCCAAGAGACGCCTCCCACTCCATTATTCGACGAAGACATGTCGGTACCCTTGGAGCCGTTTCCCAGAATTCAGTATCCAGAAGAGGGATGGGAAATGCATCTGCGCCAACCTAATAAGAAAAAGATTACCGGTCAGAGGTTCTGGAAGAAGATTTTCGTTAAACTGCAGCATCAAAGCGACTGCGTGCTATTGCAGTTATATAACCTGAAGGATGATAAAGATCCTTTTCAG gAGCTTCCTCTGCAACCTTGTTACTCAGTTTCGGATATTGGGGCACAACAGTACGATCAGTTCGGTAAAATATTCACAGTAAAACTacagtatattttttataaagaacGACCCGGAGTTCGACCGGGACAGGTCAAAAAAGCTGAGAGAATTACAAACAAACTGAGTCAGTTTGCTGCTTACGCTATCCAAGGAGACTATCAAG GCGTTAAAGAGTTCGGAAGTGATCTAAAGAAACTGGGCTTGCCTGTAGAACACGCGCCACAAGTATCACAATTGATGAAATTGGGTTCTCTAAATTACGAGGATTTGAAACAGTTTTCAGTATGTATAGAAGAAGCGCTATTCAAACTTCAAGCACATAGAGATAGAGCGTTACATTACAAAATGGAGGAGGTTCAAATAACTGCAGTTGATGAATTGTACGTCGAACAAGAGGCAGACG GCCATATCGTTAAGCAGATCGCTAGAGTGAGACTGTTCTTTTTGGGTTTCCTGACAGGAATGCCTGACGTAGAATTGGGAGTAAACGACATGAGGAGACAGGGTAAAGAAGTAGTGGGTAGACATGATATCATTCCAGTGGTCACAGAGGAATGGATTAGATTAGAAGATGTAGAATTTCATTCCTGCATCCAACAGGAAGATTATAACCAAACTCATATAATTAA gTTTAAGCCTCCTGATGCTTGTTATATAGAATTAATGAGGTTTAGAGTGAGGCCTCCAAAGAATCGGGAGCTTCCTTTGCAACTTAAAGCTCAAATTTGTGTTACAGGGTACAAG GTTGAACTCAGAGCCGATGTGCTGGTTCCAGGATTTGCGTCCAGAAAACTGGGTCAGATTCCGTGCGAGGATGTAATGATACgctttccaattccagaatgttGGATATATCTATTTAGGGTAGAAAAACACTTCAGATACGGATCTGTCAAATCTGCACACAGAAG GACTGGTAAAATTAAGGGCATTGAGCGAATCTTGGGAACGATGGAAACGCTGCAAGAGAACTTGATTGAGGTGACGTCAGGCCAAGCTAAGTACGAGCATCAGCATAGGGCCATAGTTTGGAGATGTCCCAGATTACCAAAAGAAGGGCAAG GTGCATATACCACCCATAATATGGTCTGCAAGATAGcattaacaagttatgaccagaTGCCAGAAAAATTGGCCGAATACTGCTACGTTGAGTTCACGATGCCAGCCACACAAGTCAGCCACATGACATGCAGAAGTGTTAGTCTCCAAAATTCCGATAGTGATGAACCACCAGAGAAGTACGTGAGGTATTTGGCACGACACGAATACAG AGTGGGAATCGAACACACAGAGGGCGATTCGCCCAACGCTTATGCTTCAGCGACGTACGTCTCGAAAACTACTCCAGCGCCGGCCCCACCGGCCCAGCCAGCGCAACCAGCCCCCGTAGCCGAAGAATCTAGTTCCGATAGCGATTAG
- the stnB gene encoding uncharacterized protein stnB isoform X2, giving the protein MAANPFLFNEEPYVSPSSGSNPFLLDDQGGDSMGFANDNPFMSQTATTISTTNPFSFDPMELEPAEAEIPVVQQFSNTTPFSAAESIITESVVTAPPETPKKPSDLDLKYSLQANANGPPRPPPPRPPPSKETQDLLMSVMGAMDATSSSLLGKIPPTRSPSPVNMRDLHSPSPTPEPTVRDLLDVNDKPPENIQPHQDNTQSHTTDLFSLNDDNTCDINQNPAVGFGQEHFIQNQPFIQNEPLIQNKPLIHNEPPVQNPVKPPPPRPCPPVRPPKPPLPAPLIQKKEEPIVQNIEDIDMFGVEEPPRKKEVTKDDILNLYNTPKQEPVKDLLSDLMETEIPPQSDMTTPSTETEGNKVFSPINQTPDAKDNLTPNEQNQDDLQMDLSDSQSKGSISSFTLNPFAPSEDLNGQKVDEIKYEESHNVEQNTMEINENINNTNFSTDNSGLQDDIFGVTDQQINSTQFGDMNFGFSDTSVTKEPTHTEANIFGTQLPNTTATDFGNTYTSPDSFGKANDINMFGVTTATNENVTGAFDAINSSGVDIFGGSNTATDSFGTANNIFGTTTTTSDTFGAINQNSNAFGTANTTEDSFGSTNNIFGTTTTTTDGFGTTNTNSNAFGSSHAIGDAYSPANVSADPFGATDKPANAFGDKRDDFDDDFAKKFDSAKADDSAFGGAWGNEFVNTNDTSVGFGQDDGFDAFLALQEPPVVPQSTPNKISKAASQESDEDKDFSVFIRPKGANDISGDVLPIIAPPPPTVAATFGDTSPRFNPFDQNEVPAAIQNEVPFPPTTEFKRTDSQETPPTPLFDEDMSVPLEPFPRIQYPEEGWEMHLRQPNKKKITGQRFWKKIFVKLQHQSDCVLLQLYNLKDDKDPFQELPLQPCYSVSDIGAQQYDQFGKIFTVKLQYIFYKERPGVRPGQVKKAERITNKLSQFAAYAIQGDYQGVKEFGSDLKKLGLPVEHAPQVSQLMKLGSLNYEDLKQFSVCIEEALFKLQAHRDRALHYKMEEVQITAVDELYVEQEADGHIVKQIARVRLFFLGFLTGMPDVELGVNDMRRQGKEVVGRHDIIPVVTEEWIRLEDVEFHSCIQQEDYNQTHIIKFKPPDACYIELMRFRVRPPKNRELPLQLKAQICVTGYKVELRADVLVPGFASRKLGQIPCEDVMIRFPIPECWIYLFRVEKHFRYGSVKSAHRRTGKIKGIERILGTMETLQENLIEVTSGQAKYEHQHRAIVWRCPRLPKEGQGAYTTHNMVCKIALTSYDQMPEKLAEYCYVEFTMPATQVSHMTCRSVSLQNSDSDEPPEKYVRYLARHEYRVGIEHTEGDSPNAYASATYVSKTTPAPAPPAQPAQPAPVAEESSSDSD; this is encoded by the exons ATGGCTGCTAACCCGTTCCTCTTTAACGAGGAGCCTTACGTGTCTCCAAGCTCAGGATCCAATCCGTTTTTATTGGACGATCAAGGTGGCGACAGCATGGGATTCGCAAATGATAACCCATTTATGTCCCAAACGGCTACTACTATCTCCACAACTAATCCATTTAGCTTTGATCCAATGGAGTTGGAACCAGCTGAAGCTGAGATTCCAGTTGTGCAACAATTTTCAAATACGACACCGTTTTCTGCAGCAGAATCGATTATTACGGAATCTGTAGTAACAGCACCACCCGAAACGCCAAAAAAACCTTCAGACTTGGATTTGAAGTATTCGCTACAAGCTAATGCTAATGGCCCGCCTAGGCCGCCGCCTCCTCGACCACCTCCATCTAAAGAGACCCAGGATTTGCTTATGTCCGTGATGGGTGCAATGGATGCTACCAGTTCCTCTTTACTGGGTAAAATCCCACCTACTAGATCACCCAGTCCTGTAAATATGAGGGATTTACATTCCCCCAGTCCAACTCCAGAGCCTACTGTAAGAGATCTTTTGGACGTAAACGACAAACCTCCAGAAAATATTCAACCTCATCAGGATAATACACAATCTCACACGACGGATTTGTTTTCTTTGAACGACGATAATACCTGTGACATAAATCAAAATCCTGCTGTAGGTTTTGGTCAAGAGCACTTTATCCAGAATCAACCATTCATCCAAAATGAACCACTAATTCAAAATAAACCTCTTATACATAACGAACCACCAGTTCAAAATCCAGTCAAGCCTCCTCCTCCACGCCCATGTCCGCCAGTAAGACCGCCAAAACCTCCATTACCTGCTCCACTAATCCAAAAGAAAGAAGAACCTATTGTTCAAAATATAGAAGACATTGATATGTTTGGCGTTGAAGAACCACCAAGAAAAAAAGAAGTTACCAAAGATGATATCTTAAATTTATATAATACTCCCAAGCAAGAACCAGTAAAGGATTTGCTTTCTGATTTGATGGAAACCGAAATACCTCCTCAGTCAGACATGACCACACCTTCAACTGAAACTGAAGGCAACAAAGTGTTCTCGCCCATAAATCAGACACCGGATGCCAAAGACAATTTAACGCCAAATGAACAGAATCAAGACGACCTGCAAATGGATTTAAGTGATAGCCAAAGTAAAGGTTCTATATCTAGTTTCACTCTAAATCCTTTTGCTCCTTCAGAAGATTTAAACGGTCAAAAAGTAGATGAAATTAAGTATGAAGAAAGTCATAATGTAGAGCAAAACACAATggaaattaatgaaaatattaataatacaaactTTTCTACAGATAACAGTGGTCTACAGGATGATATATTTGGTGTCACCGATCAACAAATCAATTCGACGCAATTTGGTGACATGAATTTTGGATTTTCTGACACTTCAGTCACTAAAGAACCAACTCACACAGAAGCAAATATTTTCGGTACACAATTACCAAATACAACTGCTACAGATTTCGGTAACACGTACACAAGTCCTGACTCCTTCGGTAAAGCAAACGATATAAACATGTTTGGTGTTACAACAGCAACTAACGAAAACGTAACAGGTGCATTTGATGCAATAAATAGTTCTGGTGTAGACATTTTCGGTGGTTCTAATACAGCTACAGATTCTTTTGGCACTGCAAACAATATTTTTGGTACTACGACTACCACGTCAGATACTTTTGGTGCAATCAATCAAAATTCAAATGCATTTGGAACAGCTAATACAACGGAAGATTCTTTTGGGTCTACAAATAATATCTTTGGTACTACCACTACAACTACAGATGGTTTTGGTACGACCAACACCAATTCTAATGCCTTTGGGTCCAGCCACGCAATTGGAGATGCTTATAGTCCGGCAAATGTAAGTGCAGATCCATTTGGTGCTACCGATAAACCAGCAAACGCATTTGGTGATAAGAGGGACGATTTTGATGACGATTTTGCTAAAAAATTCGATTCGGCCAAAGCTGACGATTCGGCGTTTGGAGGTGCTTGGGGTAACGAGTTCGTAAATACGAATGATACGTCAGTTGGATTTGGGCAAGACGATGGGTTCGATGCGTTTTTGGCGTTGCAAGAACCGCCAGTGGTTCCGCAATCTACGCCGAATAAAATCAGTAAAGCTGCTTCACAAGAATCCGATGAAGATAAAGACTTTTCAGTATTCATTAG acCTAAAGGTGCCAATGACATATCTGGGGACGTTCTTCCAATTATTGCACCCCCTCCACCAACAGTCGCTGCGACATTCGGAGATACTTCTCCCAGATTTAATCCATTCGACCAAAATGAAGTGCCAGCAGCGATTCAGAATGAAGTTCCTTTTC CCCCCACGACTGAATTTAAACGTACAGACTCCCAAGAGACGCCTCCCACTCCATTATTCGACGAAGACATGTCGGTACCCTTGGAGCCGTTTCCCAGAATTCAGTATCCAGAAGAGGGATGGGAAATGCATCTGCGCCAACCTAATAAGAAAAAGATTACCGGTCAGAGGTTCTGGAAGAAGATTTTCGTTAAACTGCAGCATCAAAGCGACTGCGTGCTATTGCAGTTATATAACCTGAAGGATGATAAAGATCCTTTTCAG gAGCTTCCTCTGCAACCTTGTTACTCAGTTTCGGATATTGGGGCACAACAGTACGATCAGTTCGGTAAAATATTCACAGTAAAACTacagtatattttttataaagaacGACCCGGAGTTCGACCGGGACAGGTCAAAAAAGCTGAGAGAATTACAAACAAACTGAGTCAGTTTGCTGCTTACGCTATCCAAGGAGACTATCAAG GCGTTAAAGAGTTCGGAAGTGATCTAAAGAAACTGGGCTTGCCTGTAGAACACGCGCCACAAGTATCACAATTGATGAAATTGGGTTCTCTAAATTACGAGGATTTGAAACAGTTTTCAGTATGTATAGAAGAAGCGCTATTCAAACTTCAAGCACATAGAGATAGAGCGTTACATTACAAAATGGAGGAGGTTCAAATAACTGCAGTTGATGAATTGTACGTCGAACAAGAGGCAGACG GCCATATCGTTAAGCAGATCGCTAGAGTGAGACTGTTCTTTTTGGGTTTCCTGACAGGAATGCCTGACGTAGAATTGGGAGTAAACGACATGAGGAGACAGGGTAAAGAAGTAGTGGGTAGACATGATATCATTCCAGTGGTCACAGAGGAATGGATTAGATTAGAAGATGTAGAATTTCATTCCTGCATCCAACAGGAAGATTATAACCAAACTCATATAATTAA gTTTAAGCCTCCTGATGCTTGTTATATAGAATTAATGAGGTTTAGAGTGAGGCCTCCAAAGAATCGGGAGCTTCCTTTGCAACTTAAAGCTCAAATTTGTGTTACAGGGTACAAG GTTGAACTCAGAGCCGATGTGCTGGTTCCAGGATTTGCGTCCAGAAAACTGGGTCAGATTCCGTGCGAGGATGTAATGATACgctttccaattccagaatgttGGATATATCTATTTAGGGTAGAAAAACACTTCAGATACGGATCTGTCAAATCTGCACACAGAAG GACTGGTAAAATTAAGGGCATTGAGCGAATCTTGGGAACGATGGAAACGCTGCAAGAGAACTTGATTGAGGTGACGTCAGGCCAAGCTAAGTACGAGCATCAGCATAGGGCCATAGTTTGGAGATGTCCCAGATTACCAAAAGAAGGGCAAG GTGCATATACCACCCATAATATGGTCTGCAAGATAGcattaacaagttatgaccagaTGCCAGAAAAATTGGCCGAATACTGCTACGTTGAGTTCACGATGCCAGCCACACAAGTCAGCCACATGACATGCAGAAGTGTTAGTCTCCAAAATTCCGATAGTGATGAACCACCAGAGAAGTACGTGAGGTATTTGGCACGACACGAATACAG AGTGGGAATCGAACACACAGAGGGCGATTCGCCCAACGCTTATGCTTCAGCGACGTACGTCTCGAAAACTACTCCAGCGCCGGCCCCACCGGCCCAGCCAGCGCAACCAGCCCCCGTAGCCGAAGAATCTAGTTCCGATAGCGATTAG